The Ketobacter sp. MCCC 1A13808 DNA segment ACTGCAATGGCTGACCAACGTATCGGAAACGCGCGCATTCCAGCTTGCCCACGCGGCCCTGTTCTTCGGCATATAACGGGCGTCGGTATGCAGGACCACCCGGTTTTTCTGGTAATGAATGGCGCCAAGGATATCGATTTCCGCATCGGTGGGCTCTTTTAATAAGCCTAATGCCTGGTCACTGTGGCAGGCAAAAATCACCTTATCAAACTTCTCACTGCCGTATTCTTGCGTTGTGACCCGGACACCACTACGGGAACGGGATACATCTGTAACAGGACAACTGGTCCGTATTTCTCCGGTGCAGCGGCGCACGATCTCATCAACGTAGCGACGAGAGCCACCGCAAATGGTTTTCCATTGCGGTCGCCCTTCCAGTTGTAGCATACGGTGGTTGTGCATAAAGGCGATAAAATACTTTAAAGGAAATTGCGCTACGGTGTCAGTGGGTGCTGACCACAACGCACTGGCCATGGGTAGAATGTGATTTTCGACAAATACTTTGCTGTACGACTGTGTTTTCAGATACTCGCCTAATGTGCAGTCCGGCTGTTGATCAGACAAAACCGATGGAGTCTGGCGGTAAAAACGCATCAAATCCCACAACATACGATAGAAGGACGGATTGATCAGGTTCCGTTTCTGGGCAAAAAGCCGTTTGAATCCCTCAGCCCCATATTCCATCCCGGAACGCTCATTGACCGCACTGAAACTCATATCCGTATCCTGCCACGCCACCCCAAGGGACCGTAAAAGGCGAGTGAACTGCGGGTAATTATGTTCGTTAAATACAATAAATCCGGTATCGACACTCACATTTTCACCGTTAATCGAGACTTCGTGAGTATCTGTATGCCCGCCGATGTAATCGTTCGCTTCGTATAGGGTAACTTCAACACCCGGCGTGCACGAAAGATAGTGCGCTGCGGTTAACCCGGACACACCACCACCAATGATGGCCACTCTCATCGCACTGCCTCCTTAATCAATTTCATTTTTTTCTCCGGTACGGATTTTAAATTCCATACCAGGCCACTCCATTGCATCAGCTTTAAAATGTAGAAGCTTATATCCACCTCCCACCAAAAGAAGCCCTGCCGTGTAGAACCGGGATAGAAGTGATGGTTGTTGTGCCAACCTTCTCCTAATGTGATTAATGCCAGCCAGAGATTGTTACGGGAGTCGTCGTTGGTATTAAATCGGCGTTTGCCAATTCGATGCGCCAACGAATTAATACTCACCGTTGCGTGCAGCAACACCGTCGTAGAAATAAAGAA contains these protein-coding regions:
- a CDS encoding NAD(P)/FAD-dependent oxidoreductase, which produces MRVAIIGGGVSGLTAAHYLSCTPGVEVTLYEANDYIGGHTDTHEVSINGENVSVDTGFIVFNEHNYPQFTRLLRSLGVAWQDTDMSFSAVNERSGMEYGAEGFKRLFAQKRNLINPSFYRMLWDLMRFYRQTPSVLSDQQPDCTLGEYLKTQSYSKVFVENHILPMASALWSAPTDTVAQFPLKYFIAFMHNHRMLQLEGRPQWKTICGGSRRYVDEIVRRCTGEIRTSCPVTDVSRSRSGVRVTTQEYGSEKFDKVIFACHSDQALGLLKEPTDAEIDILGAIHYQKNRVVLHTDARYMPKNRAAWASWNARVSDTLVSHCSVSYWMNLLQGLDCDRPLIVTLNPAQNGAMALDPECVLAKRTYHHPVYTHQTLAAQQRRDEINGVNNTFYCGAYWGWGFHEDGVTSALDCINRIQRGDQHVAA